DNA from Daucus carota subsp. sativus chromosome 1, DH1 v3.0, whole genome shotgun sequence:
atttaaatataaaaagagcTACCAAAGatggctccttccaatctacaaacaactttGAACTTTTagtagttagaggaagatttcatagctaaaagaaacataaagaacaagaatgtaagaacaaagataaaatcttgcattaaaatattaaagtgtttACAAAATGAGAAGAGAGCATACAAAGTAAAATTAGATCTAGACAAGAAAAGAGAGTCTACCCTAAATTATGAGGTTGTTTAGCCTCATAAGTAAGATGGAACATGATATTACATGAATGGATAATTAACCTAGTAAAAGATGTAGCTACCTCATGTGAGGGACCATTATCAACATACTTGCTAGTCTCGGACTCGCTACATCGGGCACATGCATCTAAGGCTTGCTAGTCCCGGGCTTGTTGGTTGGGACTCACTACATCGGGCTCAATATGACAGCTTCGTTTCCAGATAACTACATTGATTCTCTCACCCCTTAAGAGAATGAGAAAGACTTAAAGACTCATGACCAATCTCGACTCCTAGCCAACAGAGCTTGAACCACGCGAGTTACGGGCTCCTTAACGACGGCCTTCGCGATCGGGGGATTACGTGGTAGCTTGAACCTTTATAAATAGGATATGTTTGTCAACTTCAATGAATTTCTTAAGTAGCAACTAGAGAACACTTTCTTTTACCCTCTCAATGATGAAATACACAATAAGTTACATTTGTTACATTCTCTATCACTTTCCGTCTCATTTTCTTCATGATCTTGTTCCCACATTCAACAAGTTTCCTAATTTGTTTTTAACCAATTTCTCTCGTTAACAATTTGGGGATCATAATATGACCTTTTTACATCAATAGGATAAGGATGTTTCGGACAGGAAAGAAGAATAGCTGGGTTCACCGCGAAAGATGCAACGACCCAGTTCAGAATGAGTGGGAGATGAAAACAACACTGGAAAATGCTCCAAAGAACAAACGTAGCATTTTTATCTTGTATCAGTTCCATGATAACTTCATGTTTGTTTTCGGAGTACAAGACATTGGAGTTATGAAGATTcatgattatttatatataatatatttttatttgacttCCGATTTGTGTTTATAGGTTATACatctatttataagtatttttaatatttataaatatattattgataatagtttttgttttttctagtttttaactaattatagaTTATAATCAAAAAGATAATGATGAAGTTTTTGTCTTATTATTCTTCacaagtatttttactttttaaaactGTTTGAAACTTTTTAGTGATGTAAGAGTCACTCCAACCATGAAAAATCGtcagctaaaaagtgagttggcataccaaaTAGCCaatatattgaaaatatcaTATTCCAACTATCCTCACGGTTGTCTATATttttagtcaacctcctatgtatcactatatttgtcgaacctcaaCGGGCCTCTAAGAAAtatgtaggaagattacacTTCATTCTttatcatattgaactgatatattctatgttaataatttaaaatattaataacatacgaTTTTTAAATTATGGCCAACCAATATAGCGAATATCCTTACAaacttcaacaaattttacataatatcttatagGTACAGTTTAACCAACGATTATTGTTAACCCCGTTGTAGATACTCTAAGTGTAACGGTTGtagttataaaaaaaagagtttttaatattatattttatttatttttctaaataaaggtAATTTAGAGATGACAAGAAAACATGAATAAACCAAAAaaacataatcaaaattttgtgCTACAGTCTTATTATAAACTAGTTGataagccgcgcgttgcggcgtgttatagaaattatattaatgatttaatattaatatttataaaataaataattttgcggcagcctataaaaattatattaatgattcaaaattatatttagagaataaataaattttatattataaacatctcgatgcaataccaatattaatatataaaattgtaaacttGGACTATAATtaatgagtgaaaaaatgaaaataaaaaatctgcatgtaattaacgattcaAAACActgacaaattttaattttagttctATTTAACATAGGTGCGTAAAAGTCTAAAAGATATTGAGATTCAACTCCGAAACCATCTCTAATTTTAACAGGGATAAACATCACGTTCTAGTTGTATGAACATTAAATCGTTAATCATCTTGGGACGTATGAACTCCAATCCATTCATGGGTTTATTAATGATTCCTTCCTTTTTTTTGAATTGGTTGTCCgcaaaaatatcaatttcaatCCATGAGATCGCGGTCTATAATCACTCttgcttgcaagttgcaacaacttttatttttttgataatgtataaacaacctttacTTATAAGGTACTTGAACCGAGCAAATATATATTGTGTAAGCATTGCATGAATAATCTTTTTCTGTATACAAAATAATTCATAGAAAAATTAGCAACAACAaatatgtccgatgaacaaaatgaatattataaaagaataacgaacaaacatatatatctgatagttaatttatcgaccttttcatccatcaatatcatgtcaagactatattattctcccgtgtttggatttgtcgactcccacatccgACGAACTCTTACTATTATGAGTCATTCATCTCTATCGTCATTCAAATCATCTAGcatagtgtaactcattattgtattacaTGGAGAATGACAATTAAgctcaaaaaaaattgtgtgtgttaaattttataatacctGATCTCAATTTATAAGagttgatttgagaaaagaccgacttatcaaaaatattttctgtttttgatatatacctttttcaaaaatatgatgatagtttcaaattctgattcgATTTTGATATTATGAAAAAGTTAATtctgaaactttcttccaatatattcgaaactaaaaaaacagtttttatttttgatatttttttatccaaaaattcaaaaaaattagaaaaataaaacagagCTCCCTGAGAGGCGTCAACTAAACGACCCAtgcttctcttttatataattatattgatgatttatagtgatggGCTTTGTctatttatatatcattttcTTCAATTGAGCCCATTTGTAGACATTTTTTAGTTGATCAGTCCAAGCTTTTTATCTAAAGATAATCAATTTTACTttgaaaaataatcaatataatcaataaatatgtGAGAACAATACAGCTGGGGAAACAAGATCAGCAGCAGAAAATGGGGACTACTCACTAACTGAATCACTAAAACAATGTATCTACTTCTGCACTCCCCTACACCCAGATGATTTCATGAACTactatatatacttttttaacccctgacttttttcttttttttttgtcaggtttTAATCCCTGACTTGAGTTCTGTGTGATCTAACTCCTAATTTTTCACAGGCATTCCATAATTGTGGAATGTTCTGATCATGCCATCCGAACCAGCTGTTACAATCACTAAGCCCCATGTATCGTGGCTAATATTGTGATGGTTTGGCTGCTGATATGGCTGATCATTGTCGAATAGCTCATGATTTTGCTTCAGTGCTGGTAATTCCCACAGAGGGAGTCGTTCCTCGGGCCATGTGGCAGTACCCCTAAATGATCCATCCATGAAGAACCAGTTTGCTAATGAGAATCGTTCTGAATCTCGAATGCCTATAGTAGAATCTTGGATATCCTGTTTTGGCATGGAATATTCATGACAATCACTAGCCTTTTGATTGATTTCTCTGTTGGACCATGGAACTGCAACAGACACGCCTTCGCAGAAGAAATGCTCGCAAGAACGTACAGATCTGGGGTGTTTTGTAGTGACACCCTCATCATCATAGTTCCAGACATAAATATGGGAGTCCTCCCCAACTGATATTATGTGTTTCCCGGATGATGTAAATGAAGCCGACATCTGACTTCCAGATTTTGAAAGGCctgtaattatttaattaaaccaTATGGTTAGAAAGACAACAGGATAAGAAATAAAAGTAATGCTCAAGATACAAAGCACatgcataaaaattaaaacttgaaCCAAGCTATGTATCTACAGTCCACACATCTGAGAATGCTAGAAATGTGTTCCAAGTTACAGGTACGTGGTAGATGAGTCATTATAAAATTGCTTAACTTTCAATGagaagtttaaaattatataacctCACAACCATTGTTGACAACTGTTGCTACTTGGTATTATTGACACTAATCTAGGCCTTAAAGACACAATGCATGTATCTGGATATGCAGTTCATTGATACACCTTTACATGTCTATATTGATTTTTCCAACATCTCAGCCCTCATTTTCCAAGGTTAAAATATACAGTTCTGCACTTTCATGCACAATCAGTCCTTACTATAGGTGCCAAATACGGTACATAGAAAAACTGGAGGCTCTCCTAGAACCTCTTTCTACCCGGTATGTGATATTAAATTCAGTATGGCACCATAAAGACATAAATTGTCAATGCATGACAAGCTTGCTTTAAAAAGTCCTTAAGCAACAGTCATTAAAAATTTGACTATAAATGCTTTATTGCTAAGATAGATAAAGTTGGTACTAAATTCAAAAGATATTCACCAGGAATAACAAAGATCTCATTCACTGAATAACTATCAACTATCAAATCCATTGTATTATCTAAATCTATGTATAGCCAACTTAAAAAGTTCACAATTTGACATTTTTGAGTCAAGTCAGCAGATCCGGTCAAAGTTGAACAGTCCAATGACCATGAGCAGTGTATCAGTCATAGTTGCAGACTTGCAGTGTagcaaatttgttaatgtacaTTAGTCGAAAGTACATGCTTTCATTCATGATGAGCTGTTATATAGTAAAATATGTTCATTTAGTTGTATGAAATGACTATTGGGAGATATCTCCATCACGTAAACCTTGATGAATAATGTAAAAGAAAATGTAATACAaattgaaaaaggaaaaaaaaaaaagggagaaCAAATAAAGCAGATGAACCCTATGAGATAGAAACATTAATGTTTACTATATCAAGCTAGTATTAGTACCTCTGTATTTATGGATGATGTCAATCCCATCAAAAACGCGGATTTTGGAGTCCTCAGATGTTATCATAACCTTTTGGGAGTCTTCCTCTGTGAACTGCAGGAAACAATGGTTTCTTCATGTTACGACGTTATTAATGCAATTAATTGAGGAAAACTAGCAGAAATGAATTCTATAGTTAGCCACCTGAATGCCGGTGATTCTATTGCCCGAGCATCTCTTTTTACCTTGCACTTGAAATTCAGCGGCGACTAGGAGATCATTGCCTACAGAAtcacaattttatattaagtaCAAGTGCACAACCAGAAGAATATACACAGACGTCAATAAAAATGTATGAGATTTCTTTGGGTACCTGATGCATCATAGAAACGGCAAGTGCCAGAGAGGGAACCAACTGCAAAATGCTGTTAAAaacaaagagaaaaaaaaaagagttaatcTACTTATTTGTCCAAGGAACTCCATGAATGATTCGACTTTCGAATATTGATAAAATCAAATCTGTTTCTTAATAAAGTTGAAAGTTATATACCTTTCCATTTGGATGGTAGCATATGGCAGTAATTACATCTCGTACATCAGCCCAATCAACTACTCGCTTCTCATGGACTCCCCAAATTCGAACTTTCCCATCAATTGATCCACTAATAAAGTAATTCTCATCAACAGGGTTGAATTGAGTGCATGTCACTGATAAAAACCAAACAATGGTAAGGTGATATTCTATCCTTTAATATTATGAAAACTGAATGTGTGAAGAACTCTAGGGAAACTATTAACTCAGATACAAAAatggaaaaatatgaaaataatagaCTATTTTAGATACTTACCATAGTTCTTGTGATTAAAAACCCCAAGACATTTATCATGTCCCAGTTTCCACAATCGAACAGTTTTATCCTTCGATGAGGAAAGAAGATGCtgcaatatatataagaaatttaattaatttaccaTCTGAAGTTGAAAtggaaaaggaaaagagaatACTCTTGTGTAAAACATGTGAGGTTGACAAAGTTGGTAGATGACTCACGTTAGAATTGGACCAAGCCAGATCCAAGATATCGCTGGTATGACCATGTAACTCTTGCACTGGCAATTCCTCCATCTGGAAATTTGTATCTGGAATAAAGACTGAAGTATGATTCAACTTCTTTAATCCAGAACCAGATTTCCCATACCTCTCCTGGTCATCACATTCAATACCCAGTTTTTTACAAGAGGTGCAGGTCGTTGTAATACGCCAAATGCGAACTACCCCATCTTCACCGCCACTAGCCAGATACTGGCCATCTGGACTAAATTTCATTGTCCAGATAAGGCCTTCATGTGCATGGAATTTTTGTCCAACATACACCGCACTCATCTCCCGGCACTTCTTATTATTTTTCTGCACCTTTAACCTACTTGATTTTGGCCTTTCTGTAACAGATTTCACATCTGACCCAAGATTTCTTTTAAACTTGCTCTTGAAGCTCTTCCATAAACTTCTTGCTCTTTTCTGGTCTACAGGAAAATCCTCATTTTCACATAAGTGATTTTCAGGTGCTCTGTGTCCAACTTGTTCAGCCGAGACAGAAACTTCAACATTTTCCCTGTCTGAAGCAAGGCAAGAATCCATTTGAGATTGGTCTAATTCATCAACCATACAATTGCCTCCACTGCTCCAGTCCCTCTCAATACAAGCCATGATATCTTCTACACTACGAAATGACAATGCACAAGAACTTGAAACAGCCCCACCACAGTCTCTCATCCTATCTGATCCCGATTCAGGTGAACTAGACAATTCACGCAATCCCATCTCCTTAATGAAATTTCCGCGTCGCTCATTCACACTTTGAGGCTCAGACATCCAAACCTCATACCCTAATTCTAGATAACCCAAATCTTCTCTCTCGACAACGGACTCTTCAGAAGACAAATAATCTACACTCTCAAAATAAACCTCTTCTGTCGCATCAAAACTCGGCATTTTCTCAATACAGTTCTGAAATCCACATCAACCCCTTAACTCTTGAAtcataaatacataaattaacTAAATCTACGGCCCGAAAATTGCCAACTAAGCAACTAGTATAAAACAGTTGAATTGAACACAAAGTGCCAAGTATTCAACTAAATAAACAAATAGCTTCACAAGCATGCCCAGGTACAAGGAACCATCTGTTACAACAATATATTATAACCAAAGTTAAGATCCCTATACAAACTTCaagtaaaatataatcaaactaCATAAAACCAAAGACCAAACTAACAATGTTCAAATACTATGTAATGACTAATGTAATAAAATGTACCTTAATTTGCTCAACAGAAGAAACAACAACATCCAACAGTATCACCGGCCCTCCTAAGATTAAGGATTCTGCATTCACAACTCCATATCCACAGCCTTTTTACACATCATTTCAAAAACACCCAACAATCTCTTCAATGTAT
Protein-coding regions in this window:
- the LOC108213785 gene encoding transcriptional repressor tup11 encodes the protein MPSFDATEEVYFESVDYLSSEESVVEREDLGYLELGYEVWMSEPQSVNERRGNFIKEMGLRELSSSPESGSDRMRDCGGAVSSSCALSFRSVEDIMACIERDWSSGGNCMVDELDQSQMDSCLASDRENVEVSVSAEQVGHRAPENHLCENEDFPVDQKRARSLWKSFKSKFKRNLGSDVKSVTERPKSSRLKVQKNNKKCREMSAVYVGQKFHAHEGLIWTMKFSPDGQYLASGGEDGVVRIWRITTTCTSCKKLGIECDDQERYGKSGSGLKKLNHTSVFIPDTNFQMEELPVQELHGHTSDILDLAWSNSNHLLSSSKDKTVRLWKLGHDKCLGVFNHKNYVTCTQFNPVDENYFISGSIDGKVRIWGVHEKRVVDWADVRDVITAICYHPNGKHFAVGSLSGTCRFYDASGNDLLVAAEFQVQGKKRCSGNRITGIQFTEEDSQKVMITSEDSKIRVFDGIDIIHKYRGLSKSGSQMSASFTSSGKHIISVGEDSHIYVWNYDDEGVTTKHPRSVRSCEHFFCEGVSVAVPWSNREINQKASDCHEYSMPKQDIQDSTIGIRDSERFSLANWFFMDGSFRGTATWPEERLPLWELPALKQNHELFDNDQPYQQPNHHNISHDTWGLVIVTAGSDGMIRTFHNYGMPVKN